A section of the Streptomyces xinghaiensis S187 genome encodes:
- a CDS encoding polysaccharide biosynthesis tyrosine autokinase, translated as MDIVDLSDCLRFLVRRWRAIAALGLLGTAIGVFVTYATTPQYRATSTLFVSLQDWDDTAKLNQGNSFAQARVRSYAEVVSSPRVTRPVTEALDLGLTPSQLARKITTEVPLDTVLLKITVMDAQPSRAARISNAVAQRFTEVIADIERPEGARSSPVRLSVTEPATRPSSPASPTPVLNVALGLVAGLTLGTGLAFARESLDTSVRSRNDLTRCLAAAGGPAVLGSVVYDQRVSRHPVATDDDVFGRRAEDFRRLRTSLRFVDIDKPPKVIAVTSAVPGEGKTSVSINLAAALAEFGSSVCLVDADLRRPNVARTLRLVEGAGLTTVMIGQASAEEVLQSAGSFTVLASGVLPPNPAEMLSAGQFRTVVRSLADKFDHVVIDTAPVLPVADTPAMASSVDGYLLVARFGKSTTGQITEAVRTLQEAGTAMLGGILNMSPAKGDAEQYGYGYTYKPRTRGRPARLRRRGKPAPMDAFPAPAAPAVRGSTPLRGGSSGDGSPDPAENRSAPSAANESGDRH; from the coding sequence ATGGATATTGTGGATCTGTCCGACTGCCTCCGGTTCCTCGTCAGGCGCTGGCGCGCCATCGCCGCTCTGGGGCTGCTGGGAACGGCGATCGGTGTGTTCGTCACCTACGCCACCACTCCTCAGTACCGGGCCACCTCGACGCTCTTCGTGTCTCTTCAGGACTGGGACGACACGGCCAAGCTCAACCAGGGCAACAGCTTCGCCCAGGCCCGCGTCCGTTCCTACGCGGAAGTGGTCTCCAGCCCCCGGGTGACCAGGCCCGTCACAGAAGCTCTGGACCTGGGCCTGACGCCCTCCCAGCTCGCCCGGAAGATCACCACGGAGGTGCCGCTCGACACGGTGCTTCTCAAGATCACCGTCATGGACGCCCAGCCGTCCCGGGCGGCCCGGATCAGCAATGCCGTCGCCCAACGCTTCACCGAGGTCATCGCCGACATCGAACGACCGGAGGGCGCCCGGAGCTCACCCGTCCGGCTGAGCGTCACCGAGCCCGCCACCAGGCCGTCCTCGCCGGCCTCGCCCACGCCCGTGCTCAACGTGGCGCTCGGGCTCGTGGCCGGGCTGACCCTCGGTACCGGACTGGCGTTCGCACGGGAGTCGCTGGACACCTCGGTCCGCAGCCGCAACGACCTGACCCGGTGTCTCGCCGCGGCCGGTGGGCCGGCCGTACTCGGCAGCGTCGTCTACGACCAGCGCGTATCCCGGCACCCGGTGGCGACCGACGATGACGTGTTCGGCCGGCGGGCGGAGGACTTCAGACGGCTGCGCACCAGCCTCCGGTTCGTGGACATCGACAAGCCCCCCAAGGTCATCGCGGTCACCAGCGCGGTGCCCGGCGAGGGGAAGACGAGCGTCTCGATCAACCTGGCCGCCGCGCTGGCCGAGTTCGGGTCCTCCGTCTGTCTCGTCGACGCGGATCTCCGGCGCCCCAACGTCGCTCGGACACTTCGCCTGGTGGAGGGCGCGGGGCTGACCACCGTGATGATCGGCCAGGCGAGTGCCGAGGAGGTACTGCAGTCGGCGGGCTCCTTCACGGTGCTGGCCAGTGGGGTGCTGCCACCGAACCCCGCGGAGATGCTGAGCGCGGGGCAGTTCCGCACCGTGGTGCGTTCGCTGGCCGACAAGTTCGACCACGTCGTGATCGACACCGCGCCGGTGCTCCCGGTGGCGGACACTCCGGCCATGGCCTCGTCGGTGGACGGCTACCTGCTGGTGGCCCGGTTCGGGAAGAGCACCACGGGTCAGATCACCGAGGCCGTGCGGACCCTGCAGGAGGCCGGCACGGCGATGCTGGGCGGCATCCTCAACATGTCCCCCGCGAAGGGCGACGCCGAGCAGTACGGCTACGGCTACACGTACAAGCCGAGGACTCGGGGACGCCCGGCCCGGCTCCGGCGCCGCGGAAAGCCCGCGCCGATGGACGCCTTTCCCGCGCCGGCGGCACCGGCCGTACGCGGCTCCACGCCCCTGCGCGGCGGCAGCTCCGGGGACGGCTCCCCGGACCCGGCGGAGAACCGCTCCGCCCCGTCGGCCGCGAACGAGAGCGGAGACCGTCACTGA
- a CDS encoding glutaminyl-peptide cyclotransferase — MAVAGAVLVPSCGTDGDSPLRPEAAAPPAADRVDQLRTEVLDAMPHDPRAYTQGLEMVGGTLYESTGLAGESSVRLGPPGRPPTVRADLPEPLFGEGITVLGPTLWQLTWLDHVAIERDARTLAELRRVPYAQEGWGVCHQPGRDRLVTSDGSARLTFRNPRTLAPTGGIAVTLHGRPVPQLNELECVGDSVYANVWPSSRIVRVDAATGRVTAEIDASGLPVPGVPGKQRHAGVLNGIAAVPGTDEFLLTGKWWPRMFRVALVAR; from the coding sequence GTGGCTGTGGCCGGAGCCGTGCTCGTCCCCTCCTGTGGAACGGACGGGGACTCACCGCTCCGGCCGGAGGCCGCGGCCCCGCCCGCCGCCGATCGCGTCGATCAACTGCGGACCGAGGTCCTCGACGCCATGCCGCATGATCCCAGGGCCTACACCCAGGGCCTCGAGATGGTGGGCGGCACCCTCTACGAGTCGACCGGCCTGGCCGGGGAGTCGTCGGTCCGTCTGGGCCCGCCCGGCCGGCCTCCCACCGTGCGCGCCGACCTGCCGGAACCGCTGTTCGGAGAGGGCATCACCGTCCTCGGGCCGACGCTGTGGCAGTTGACCTGGCTCGACCACGTCGCGATCGAACGCGACGCCAGGACACTGGCGGAGCTGCGCCGGGTCCCGTACGCGCAGGAGGGCTGGGGCGTGTGCCACCAGCCGGGGCGCGATCGGCTGGTCACCAGTGACGGTTCCGCCCGGCTCACCTTCCGGAACCCGCGGACGCTGGCCCCGACGGGCGGGATCGCCGTCACCCTCCACGGCCGCCCCGTGCCCCAGCTCAACGAGCTGGAGTGCGTGGGCGACAGCGTGTACGCCAATGTCTGGCCCTCCAGCCGGATCGTGCGCGTCGACGCCGCAACCGGCAGGGTGACCGCGGAGATCGACGCGTCGGGGCTGCCGGTCCCGGGGGTCCCGGGGAAGCAACGGCACGCCGGCGTCCTGAACGGCATCGCCGCCGTCCCCGGCACCGATGAGTTCCTGCTCACCGGCAAATGGTGGCCCAGGATGTTCCGGGTGGCCCTGGTCGCGAGGTGA
- a CDS encoding SDR family oxidoreductase, translating into MLSLHGKTVAITGASGGIGEATARLLARRGAAVVLAARRRERIDAIAEGIREEEGRAAACVVDVTKADDLRRLVSATVGRYGRIDVLVNNAGIAPIGPLAGLDTDNWSAMIDVNLRGMLNGVAAALPVFREQGAGHLVSIVSVAGLSVSPSMAVYAATKNAVRTVHEGLRAESTDGVVRTTAISPGYVRTELADSMADPDIREQTRKTMDAVGIPPDAVARAVAFAVEQPDDVEIGEINVRPTVQG; encoded by the coding sequence ATGCTCTCTCTCCACGGCAAGACCGTCGCCATCACCGGAGCCAGTGGCGGCATCGGTGAGGCCACGGCCCGTCTGCTCGCCCGGCGCGGCGCCGCGGTCGTCCTCGCGGCGCGCCGCCGCGAGCGCATCGACGCCATAGCGGAGGGCATCCGGGAGGAGGAAGGCCGTGCCGCCGCCTGCGTCGTCGATGTCACGAAGGCGGACGATCTGCGGCGCCTGGTCTCCGCCACCGTCGGCCGGTACGGCCGTATCGACGTCCTGGTGAACAACGCCGGTATCGCCCCGATCGGCCCGCTGGCCGGCCTCGACACCGACAACTGGTCGGCCATGATCGACGTCAACCTCCGCGGCATGCTCAACGGCGTCGCCGCCGCGCTGCCCGTCTTCCGCGAGCAGGGAGCGGGCCACCTGGTCAGCATCGTGTCCGTGGCCGGTCTGTCGGTGTCCCCCTCGATGGCCGTCTACGCCGCGACCAAGAACGCGGTGCGCACCGTCCACGAGGGGCTGCGCGCGGAGTCCACCGACGGGGTGGTGCGTACGACGGCCATCTCGCCGGGGTACGTCCGCACCGAGCTCGCCGACTCCATGGCGGACCCGGACATCCGCGAGCAGACGCGCAAGACCATGGACGCGGTGGGCATCCCGCCGGACGCGGTTGCCCGCGCGGTGGCCTTCGCCGTCGAGCAGCCCGATGACGTCGAGATCGGTGAGATCAACGTCCGCCCCACCGTCCAGGGATGA